From the genome of Oscillospiraceae bacterium:
AGATTCCTGAAAACCGCATTACTGCGTTTATCGGGCCTTCCGGCTGCGGCAAGTCCACCTGCCTGAAAACGCTGAACCGCATGAATGACCTGGTAGAGGGCTGCCGCATTACCGGCTCTGTCACCATTGACGGCGAGGATATTTACAGCCCGCATACAGATGTAACCCTGCTGCGCAAGCGCGCGGGCATGGTGTTTCAAAAAGCAAATCCGTTTCCTATGAGTATTTATGATAATATTGCCTATGGCCCTAAAATACATGGCATTAAAAGCAAGTCCAAACTGGACGAAATCGTAGAAACCAGCCTGCGCGCGGCTGCTTTGTGGGACGAGGTAAAAGACCGACTGAAAAAGAGCGCCCTAGGAATGTCTGGCGGGCAGCAGCAGCGCCTGTGTATTGCGCGTGCGCTGGCTGTACAGCCGGAAATCCTGCTGATGGACGAACCGACCAGTGCACTGGACCCAATCTCTACCCTGAAAATTGAGGACCTGATGGAAGATCTGCGCAAAAAGTATACGGTAGTCATTGTGACACATAATATGCAGCAGGCGGCGCGTATTGCGGACAACACCGCTTTCTTCCTGCTGGGACATCTGGTCGAGTACACGAATACTACGGATATGTTCAACAACCCGGCGGATGAGCGTACCGAGCGCTACATTACCGGCCGTTTCGGCTAAAAAAAGTCGGTCCGCTTAGACAGAATGCCGACAATATGTTATGATTAAGGGGGTACAGAAACATGCCCAGAAAGCACTTTGACCACGAACTGGAACAGCTGACCGAAAAGATTACCGAAATGGGGGACGCAATTCACACCAGCATTGCCTCTACTATCCGCGCCCTGCGCACAGGGGACGTGCAGCTTGCCCGCAGGGTCGTGGCAGGCGACAATGACGTTGACCGCATGGAGCACGAAAACGAAAAGACCTGTATGAATTTAATTGTCAGCCAGCAGCCCATTGCCGGCGACCTGCGCAATATCGCGGGCAGCTTAAAAATTTTGACAGATATGGAGCGCGAAGCGGACCAGTGCGCAGATATCTGCGAAATGGTAGCTGCGGGCGGCCTGCCCGGCAGCCAAAGTCTGCCGCTATGCCATATTGTCAACACCCTAGAAAAGGTAGAGACCATGTTTACCGGCGCCATGGATGTCTTTTTAAGCCGCGACGCCAAGCGTGCCAAAGAAATTTGTATGGCCGATGATGAAATCGATTCTCTTTTCAGTAAAATTGTGCTGGAGGTCTGCTCTTCCATTACGCAGGACTCTGCCAATGTAATGCGAGAAGTAGACCTTTTGTTTATTATCAAGTATGTAGAGCGCATGGGCGACCATGCTACCAATATTGCCGAGTGGGTTCTCTATATGGTTACCGGTGAGCACGAGGACTTAAACGAAGGTGAGGAAACCTTTCCATAAGCCTTGCCTTTCCCCGCCCGGCGGGGGCGGGTCGGCATCCATGCTTCAGAAGGAGGAAACCGTCAGTGGCTCTGATCTATATTGCGGACGATGAAAGAAATATCCGAAAGCTTATCGCGTTTGGGCTCAAAGATGCCGGGTTTGAGACCGGCGAGTTTCCGGATGGCGAGACCCTGCTGCAGGGGGTCCGGCTGCGCCGGCCGGACGCAATTCTGCTGGACTGGATGATGCCCGGCATGGATGGGTTGCAGATCTGCCGCGCCCTGCGCCAGGGGGAAGAGACCCGCTCAGTGCCAATCCTGATGCTTACCGCCAAAGGAGAAGAAATCGACAAGGTGCTCGGCCTGGAAATGGGCGCGGACGACTACATAACAAAACCTTTCGGTATGAAAGAACTATGCGCCCGCGTACGTGCTGTGCTGCGGCGCGCAGCGCAGCAGCCGGACTTGCCAGAACCGGTGCTTTCTGCCAGCGGTATCACGGTGGATATTACCCGCCACACCGTACAGAAAGACGGGCGGCAGATTGAGTTGACCGCAAAAGAATTTGACTTGCTGTGCATGCTCATGCGCCACGCCGGCCGGGTGCTGACACGCGATACCCTGCTCGACAAGGTCTGGGGCGTTTCTTATTTTGGCGATACCCGCACAGTGGATGTGCATGTGCGCTATCTGCGGCAGAAAATTGAGGATAATCCCGACAAGCCAGCCTGCATTTTGACAGTGCGCGGCGTGGGGTACAAATTCTGTGCGCAGGAGGATGAGGCCGTTTGAAAAAGAAACTGACCCTGCTGAATGTGCTGATTGTAATTCTCAGCTTTTCGACGGCCTTTCTGCTGTGTGCTTTTCAGGTGCGCAGCCAGTATGGGCAGGAGTTCAGCCGCCGGCTGGATGCGGTTCTTTCTTTATCTTCTTTAGATATTGACAACATACAGAAAAATCCGCAGGGCGAGGCTGAGCGCCTGGGCGCCTCTTTGCAAAAGACCGGCCAGCAGATGCGCGTCAGCATCATCAGTACGGGCGGCCGCGTGCTGGGCGACAGCGAAAAGCGCGACATCAATGAAAACCACCTGCAGCGCCCCGAGGTGCAGCAGGCCCTGAAAAGCGGCCGCGGCTATGATCTGCGTCTGAGTGAAACCACCCATGAGTATTATTTGTATGCTGCTCTGAAAGTTAATCAGCAGTCTATTATTCGCGTGGCGCTGCGCACAACAGAGATGGACAGCGTCATGCTCATTTTGGCACGCAACGCGGGTTTGTGTCTGCTGCTCGGTATTCTGATTGCCTGTGCAGTTACGCTGCCTCTGGTCGCGCGGGCGCTGCATCCTCTGCAGGATCTGACCAATACTGCCGAAGAAATCAGCCGGGGCAATTTTTCGAGCCGTGTGTCTGTAAAAGATGCAAAAGACGAGGTTGGCCGGCTGGCGCGTTCTTTTAATCGTATGACCCGCAGTACAGAAAATGCTATTACTGAATTGCGGCGAAACCAGAGCCGGCTCAAGGGACTTTTAGAGGGCATGGACGACGGCGTGCTTGCGATAGACAGCGATGACCATATCCTGTTTTTCAATGAGCGCGCACGCATGCTGCTTTCCTGTCCCGCACTCAGCGTAGGGGCACCGATGGATACCAGTTTGGTATTAAGTCATGTCGGCCGGGTAATGCACCGTGCCAAAGACAGCGGCAGACCGTGCAAAGACCAGATCACGGGTGTTACGGCCGGGCAGCAGTTTACGGTGTATGCGGCGGTCGTAGAGGACGGCAGCAGCGTACTTGCGGTCATCAGCGATATCAGCCGCATGAAGCGGCTGGAGCAGATGCGCAGCGAGTTTGTCGGCAATGTTACGCACGAACTGAAGACACCGCTCACCTCCATACGTGCCAGTATCGAACTGCTGAAAAGCGGCAGCCGCGATAAGGAAACACGCGCCTACTTTTACGATGTGCTGGATATGGAAGCTGAGCGCCTGCAGAATCTCATTGACGATATGCTGGCACTTTCGCGCCTGGAAAACATGCGTGAAGACCCCGCAGCACAGCCGATTTGTGTGGAGCGGGCAGTTGCTGCCAGCGTGGAGCGCCTGCAGCCGGTGGCGGAAAAAGACCGGGTTGCTGTTTCTTATCAGGTTGACCCGAAAATGTACGTCTGCTGTGCCCCAACGCGGCTGGAGCAGCTCTTTTCCAATTTGATTGAAAATGCGGTCAAGTACAACCACCCCGGCGGGCGGGTTGAGATTACAGGCACTGCCCAGAGAGAAATTGCCGTGGTGCGCGTGCGCGACACAGGCATCGGCATTGCGCCGGAGCATATCCCGCGCTTGTTTGAGCGCTTTTACCGGGTCGATACCAGCCGCTCCCGCGAGATTGGCGGCACCGGACTGGGCCTGTCAATTGTAAAGCACATTGCTGTGCTGTATGGCGGCGATATCAGCGTAGAGAGCCGGGTAGGTGAGGGCTCCGTGTTTACGGTGCGTCTGCCGCTTGCACACCCCGAAAAAGGACAGCGCGAGCTGCCCGTATAAAAACAAAAAAATCCGCTGCAGTTTTTGGACCGCAGCGGATTCCTTTATGCTTTTTTGATAAATTCTGTATGGCAGACCGGGCAGGTGATAGAGATTTTTCCGCGCCCGCGCGGTACGCGCAGGGTGGCCTTGCATTTTGGGCAGCGGTAGTAGCGGTAGACTTTTCGGTCTGCCCAGCGGGTGCGCAGCTGACTGAAAAAGCGGGAAACAGGCTGCATATCCGATAGAAACTTTTGATTTTCCGCCCAGCGCTTTTCGTTGTTGCGGGAAAACATGCGGAACAGCGCGTAGATAAAAATGGCAGTGGTTAGCACTGCAAGGATCAGGTAGGGGATACCGCGCAGAAAAATATTAACAAAATTCAGTACCAAAAACAGTACAATCAACCCCAAGGTCATCTGGTCAGGGCCGTGGCGCCCGTACATGAACCTTTGCAGCCAATTCATGAAGAAACCACCTTTCAGAAAATAAAATACAAAAGATACTGTATCTATAAATAAGATTGTACAACACGATAGATGACTTTGCAATGCAGCAGCATTTAATTTTAAACATTCTTTACAACTTGTTCAAGAAAAGAGACAAAAAGCAAATGAAAAGAAGGCATACGCAAAGGATACTGTAGAAGAATTGCCATACGGGGCGCCCTGCGGTATAATAAAACAAACTGGAAGTTACCAGAGGTGTTATTTTTGGAAACGCAAAAACTCTACTATGAAAATGTTTATCAGCGCACGTTCTGTGCAAAGGTGCTTTCCTGTGAAAAGGCAAAGGCCGGTTGGAATGTTGTGCTGGACCGCACTGCTTTTTACCCGGAGGGTGGCGGTCAGCCGGGCGATCAGGGCGTGCTCGACCGCGTAAATGTACTGGATACTCACATGAAAAACGGTGTAATTCTGCACCGCACCGATGCCTCCCTGCCAGTGGGAAAACGCGTGACCGGCGGTATTAACTGGCCGCTGCGCCGCTCCCGTATGCAGGAGCACACCGGTGAACATATTCTTTCCGGCGTACTGCACCGTTTCTTTGGGGTGACGAACGTCGGCTTTCACATGGGCAGCGCCTGCGTTACGCTGGATTTGGACAAGCCGCTTGATGCCCACCAGGTTGCTTTGGGCGAGCGCCTTGCCAACGAAGCAGTATATCAGGACCTGCCGGTACGGATTGACTACCCGGATGCCAAGACCCTGAAAACGCTGGATTACCGCAGCAAAAAAGAATTGACGGGCCGTGTGCGCATTGTCACCATTCCCGGCTACGATGTGTGTGCCTGCTGTGGCACGCACGTTGCCCACACCGGCGAAATCGGCATGGTAAAGGTCATTGGTCAGATGCACTACAAGGGTGGTGTGCGTATTTCTATGCTCTGCGGCAGCCGTGCGTTGAAAGATTATGATGCGCAGCTGTGCTCTGTCAGCGCTGTTTCCGGCCTGCTGTCGGCAAAACCCGAAAAGGTAACGGATGCAGTAGAGCATTTACTTTCAGAAAAGGCAGCCCTGCAGCAGCGTTTGGACACCGTGCAGAATGAACTTTTCGCAAAGAAAGCGGCGGATGTACAGCCGGGCACAAACGGAATGCTGTGCTGTTTTGAGGCAGACCTGCAGCCAGATGACCTGCGGCGCTATGTTTCGCTGCTGTCGCCCAAATGCCGCTGCGCTGCTGTTTTCAGCGGGGAAGAGGGCAGCTACCATTTTGTGCTTGCCAGTGAGGCAGAGGATATCCGTCCGCTGGGTAAAGAGATGGGAAAAGCCCTGCACGGCCGCGGCGGCGGAAAACCGCACTTTCTGCAGGGACAGGTGCAGGCTTCCCGCGCGGAAATAGAAGCGTGGTTTGCAAAAAAACAGCTGTAAAGTTATTTCTATTACATTTACAAAAAGTGCCGAAACGCTCCGCAAAACTGCATTTTCCGGTGTAGATTTTCTGTGCAGAAATAGAAGCGCAGTTCACAGAGAATCAGCTGTAAAGTGATTTTCATTACATCTGCAGAAAATGCCGAAACGCCTCACAATCCTGCATTTTTCGCTGCAGAAATTTCGTGGAAAAGCAGAAATGTGGTTTATGAGTAAAAGGTGTAAAGCAATTGCCTTGACAGGCGATCCACCATTCTATATTCTTTTCGCTCCAGTGAAAACAAAAAACGAACATAAGAAAAAGGTCTTGACAGAAATGTTCTGCAAGACCTTTTTGCGGTCCCTAGGGCCGCTGCTGTATATATGCTGTATAAATGCTGTTTGTTAGATATCTTCGGGGTCAACCACGGTTTTATCTTCCGTATTTGCGTAGGTCAGCTTGTCGACGATGGCGCGTGTATCGCGGGCAATCATCAGTTCTTCGTTGGTGCAAATAGTGTATACCGGCACAAGCGAATCAAATGTGCTGATCTTACCCTCTTTGCCGTGCACCGTTGCATCGTTTACCAGGGCGTCAATTTTTACACCGAGGTAGCGCAGGTAGCGGCAGACCGCATAGCGCAGGCTGGGCTGATTTTCGCCAATGCCTGCTTCAAAAGTGATGACATCTACGCCGTTCATAGCGGCCGCATAGGCGCCAATGAACTTTGCAATCTGATAGAAAAGAATTTGGTGTGCCAGTGTGGCGCGGGGTTCGCCGCGGATTTCGGCTTTGGTGACATCTCGGTCATCCGCATAGCCAGAAACACCCAGCATACCGGATTTACGGTTCAGGATATTGTCCATTTCTTCTGCGGTCAGGTTTTCTTTCTGCATGATATATGTGACAACAGAGGGGTCCAAAGAGCCAGAGCGTGTGCCCATCATAAAGCCATCCAGAGGGGTAAGGCCCATGCTGGTGTCTACCACTTTGCCGCCCTCAATGGCGGTAATGGAGGAACCATTGCCAATATGGCAGCTGATGATTTTCAGGTCTTCAATCGGCTGATGCATCAAGTGGGCAACATGCTGCGAAACATAGCGGTGGCTGGTGCCGTGGAAGCCATAGCGGCGTACTTTGTATTTTTCGTAGTATTCCCACGGAATCGGATAGATGTAAGCTTTTGCGGGCATGGTAGAATGAAAACTGGTATCGAAAACGACGACTTCCGGCACACGCGGACCAAAGACTTCTTCACAGGCGTTGATTGCGTCAAGTTCTGGGCGGTTGTGCAGCGGGGCCAGCGGAATGAGGCTTTCAATACCTTTCTTTACATCGTCGGTAATGAGCACAGAGGAGTCAAACAAATCGCCGCCCTGCACCACGCGGTGGCCAATAGCAGAGATTTCATCCATGCTCTTGACAACGCCGTAGGTTTTGTCTATCAGCACCTTAGTGACCATTTCAAAGGCCGCTTTATGGTCGGCAATCTGCACGTCTTCTGACATCTTGCGGCCGTCAGCGGTTGTTACGCTGAAAGAGCCGTTTTCCATGCCGATTCGCTCGCAGTTGCCTTTGCACATCATCTTTTCGGTGTCCATGTCAATCAGCTGATACTTTAAAGAAGAGCTGCCGGCATTGATGACCAAAACTTTCATAATTGGACCCTCCATTATTCAGTTTTTTTGCAAAATACTCTCATTTAGCTTGCAAATGAAACCCATATAATAATATAATAATACAAAAAGCATAGAAATACAAGTACTGTAATTAGTAAAAAAGGAGAAAACCTAAAAATGCGTCTTGCGGTTGTCATCGCGGAATATGACCCATTTCACAAAGGCCATGCGGCACTGCTGCAGGCAGTGCGTGCTGCCGGGGCGACCCACGCGGCTGTGGTGATGAGCGGCAGCTTTCTACAGCGGGGGGCGGCGGCGTGCTTTTCCAAATGGTCGCGTACCCGCCAGGCGCTGTGCTGCGGGGCAGATTTGGTGGCAGAGCTGCCGCTGCCGTGGGCCGCAACGGGCGCTGAAACCTTTGCGCGCGGCGGCGTGGCTTTGGCAGATGCTCTGGGCGCGGACATGCTGGCTTTTGGCAGCGAGTGTGGCAGTGCCGAGCAGCTTTCCGGTGTGGCGGCGCTGCTGCTGCGGCCGCAGCTGGGGGAGGAACTGCGCGGCAGAATGAAAGCCGGCGTTCCTTTTGCACAGGCGCGGGAAGCGGCCGTGGCAGCCTTGGCCGGCAATAAGACGGCGGCCTTGCTGCGCGGGCCAAACAACATCTTGGGGATTGAGTACTGCAAGGCAATCCAGCAGCAGGGGTGTGGCATGTCTGTCTTTACCGTGCAGCGCCGCGGCGCTGGGCACGGCAGCTTGGAAGAGAACGCGCTTCCCTCAGCGGGCCGGGTTCGCGCGCTATTGTGCTGCGGCGACAAAAGCTGGGTGCAGGCGCTGCCACCCGCAGGCGCTGCCATTGCAGCAGCGGAAGTGCAGGCAGGCCAAGCTCCTGCCTCTCTGCAAAATGTGGAGCGTGCTGTGCTTTACCGCCTGCGCACAATGTCTCGGCAAGAGTACGCCGCCCTGCCGGATCTGAGCGAGGGACTGGAAAACCGCCTGTACGCGGCTGCTCGCACGGCCTGTTCACTGGAGGCGTTTTACCGCATGGTTAAAACGCGGCGTTACAGCCTTGCGCGCCTGCGCCGTATCACCCTTTCTGCTTTTCTGGGCCTGCGGGCGGGGGACAGCACCGGTCTTCCTCCCTACCTCAGGGTACTCGGATTTGGCCCGAATGGACGCGAAATTTTGGGCCGCGCTGCACAAAAAGGAAAACTTCCGCTGGTTACGCACACTTCTGACAGACAAAAACTTGACAGCAGAGGGCAAAGTGTGCTTGAATTAGAAAACAGAGCAGCGGATATTTGGGCACTTTGCTGTCCCGCGCCGTGTCCGGCAGGGTTGGATTTAACTACCGGCATTCTTTTCCCTAAAAAAGGTGAGTGTTGCACATGAGTATCGATGTTAAAGAAGTGGAGTACAGCAATTACGGCCATTGCCTGCGCATCAGCAACCACTTCATTGATGTGCTGGTTACCATCGACTTTGGGCCGCGCATTGCCCGCATCGGCTTTTTAGACGGGCCAAATCTGCTTTACTGGGATGAAGACCAGGGCCACATTTTTGCCAACGAAAAAATCAAATCGTACTACGGCCCGCAGGCGGCCTTTCATTCTTACGGCGGGCACCGGGTGTGCTGTGCGCCGGACCGTATGCCACAGAGCTACTACCCCGACAACGAGCCTGTAGTTTACAGTATTTTAAACGGCGGGGTCCGGTTTACGCCGCCCGAGCAGAAGAAAAACGAGCTGCAGCTTTCGTTTGAGGTCATGATGGGCACAGATGCCTCTGACCTGATGATTGTCAACAAGCTGCGCAGCTGCTCGCGTGAAAGCAAGCGCATTTCGCTGTGTGGCAGCACCATGATGGCACCGGGCGGCGTGGTGGTGATTCCGCAGAACGCAGGCACAGATGAAAAGCACCTGCCAAACCGCAATTTCAGCCTTTGGCCGTTTTCCAGTTTCCGCGATGAGCGCCTGTCACTGGGGGATAGATACATTCTGGTACATCAGGCGCCCTACGGGCGGAATCTGAAGTTTGGTGTCAATGACCTGCAGGGCTGGGTTGGCTACTCTAACCATGGCTGTACGCTGGTCAAGCGCTTTGTGCACGCAGTGGGTCAGCCGTACCCGGATTTTGGTTCCTCTCTGGAAACATACGTCTGCGATGACTACGCTGATTTGCGCACTCTGTCACCGCTGTACACTGTCGAGCCGGGGGAGGGAATCCGCCACGTGGAAAATATTGCACTGTTTCATTCGCCGGACTTGGAAATGGGCCTGCCCGAGCAGACAGTAGATGACTTCGTCTGCCATTTGGGTATCTAGGAGTCATAAAAAATGATTATCAACATAGCAGGCGCCAACCTAGAGAAACTGCTGCCCCTGTTTGCGGGCTGCCGGGAAACCATTGCGTGGTCCTGTCTGCAGGGCTGTATGGGGTCGGCTTTTGCCGACAATGTGCAGGCGCCACATTCGGCGCAGCTGCTCGATGCGAACTTCTGCTTTTTTGCGGGCCGGCCGTCTGCAGAGCTGGTGCGGCATACGGCGGGGAAAAAAGAGTTTCTGATGATTCCACCGGATACCGCGTGGGCGGGCCTGATTGAGCAGATGTGGGGCAGCAGTGCAAAGCGCATGGTGTGCTGCGCCTTTCAACCGGACAAAGATGCGTTTCAACCGGAAAAACTGACAGAGTTACTTGTCCTGCCGAGAGAGGCGTACCGGCTCGTGCCGATTGATAAAACCATTTACTCAATGACCCTGCAGGAAAAGTGGTCGGCCGACCTTTGCGGCAATTTTGCAGATGAAGCAGATTACCAAAAACGAGGTCTTGGCTTTGCTGTGCTGTACCGGGGAAAACTAGCCGCAGGGGCTTCCTCGTACACGGTGTACCGCGGCGGCATAGAAATTCAGGTCGATACAAAGGAAGCTTTTCGCCGCAGGGGACTGGCAGCGGCGTGTGCGGCACAGCTGATTCTCACATGTCTGGAGCGCGGCCTTTATCCTGTGTGGGATGCGGCCGGCCGCCCCTCAGCCCGCCTTGCACAAAAGCTCGGTTACCGTTTTGCCGGCGCTGATCCGGCATACGCTGTGTTGGCTGCTTCTCCGACAGGCTGAGACCTTGCGG
Proteins encoded in this window:
- the pstB gene encoding phosphate ABC transporter ATP-binding protein PstB, with the protein product MHALTNLSMQIPENRITAFIGPSGCGKSTCLKTLNRMNDLVEGCRITGSVTIDGEDIYSPHTDVTLLRKRAGMVFQKANPFPMSIYDNIAYGPKIHGIKSKSKLDEIVETSLRAAALWDEVKDRLKKSALGMSGGQQQRLCIARALAVQPEILLMDEPTSALDPISTLKIEDLMEDLRKKYTVVIVTHNMQQAARIADNTAFFLLGHLVEYTNTTDMFNNPADERTERYITGRFG
- a CDS encoding ATP-binding protein encodes the protein MKKKLTLLNVLIVILSFSTAFLLCAFQVRSQYGQEFSRRLDAVLSLSSLDIDNIQKNPQGEAERLGASLQKTGQQMRVSIISTGGRVLGDSEKRDINENHLQRPEVQQALKSGRGYDLRLSETTHEYYLYAALKVNQQSIIRVALRTTEMDSVMLILARNAGLCLLLGILIACAVTLPLVARALHPLQDLTNTAEEISRGNFSSRVSVKDAKDEVGRLARSFNRMTRSTENAITELRRNQSRLKGLLEGMDDGVLAIDSDDHILFFNERARMLLSCPALSVGAPMDTSLVLSHVGRVMHRAKDSGRPCKDQITGVTAGQQFTVYAAVVEDGSSVLAVISDISRMKRLEQMRSEFVGNVTHELKTPLTSIRASIELLKSGSRDKETRAYFYDVLDMEAERLQNLIDDMLALSRLENMREDPAAQPICVERAVAASVERLQPVAEKDRVAVSYQVDPKMYVCCAPTRLEQLFSNLIENAVKYNHPGGRVEITGTAQREIAVVRVRDTGIGIAPEHIPRLFERFYRVDTSRSREIGGTGLGLSIVKHIAVLYGGDISVESRVGEGSVFTVRLPLAHPEKGQRELPV
- a CDS encoding alanine--tRNA ligase-related protein, coding for METQKLYYENVYQRTFCAKVLSCEKAKAGWNVVLDRTAFYPEGGGQPGDQGVLDRVNVLDTHMKNGVILHRTDASLPVGKRVTGGINWPLRRSRMQEHTGEHILSGVLHRFFGVTNVGFHMGSACVTLDLDKPLDAHQVALGERLANEAVYQDLPVRIDYPDAKTLKTLDYRSKKELTGRVRIVTIPGYDVCACCGTHVAHTGEIGMVKVIGQMHYKGGVRISMLCGSRALKDYDAQLCSVSAVSGLLSAKPEKVTDAVEHLLSEKAALQQRLDTVQNELFAKKAADVQPGTNGMLCCFEADLQPDDLRRYVSLLSPKCRCAAVFSGEEGSYHFVLASEAEDIRPLGKEMGKALHGRGGGKPHFLQGQVQASRAEIEAWFAKKQL
- a CDS encoding acetate kinase, producing MKVLVINAGSSSLKYQLIDMDTEKMMCKGNCERIGMENGSFSVTTADGRKMSEDVQIADHKAAFEMVTKVLIDKTYGVVKSMDEISAIGHRVVQGGDLFDSSVLITDDVKKGIESLIPLAPLHNRPELDAINACEEVFGPRVPEVVVFDTSFHSTMPAKAYIYPIPWEYYEKYKVRRYGFHGTSHRYVSQHVAHLMHQPIEDLKIISCHIGNGSSITAIEGGKVVDTSMGLTPLDGFMMGTRSGSLDPSVVTYIMQKENLTAEEMDNILNRKSGMLGVSGYADDRDVTKAEIRGEPRATLAHQILFYQIAKFIGAYAAAMNGVDVITFEAGIGENQPSLRYAVCRYLRYLGVKIDALVNDATVHGKEGKISTFDSLVPVYTICTNEELMIARDTRAIVDKLTYANTEDKTVVDPEDI
- a CDS encoding nucleotidyltransferase family protein; this encodes MRLAVVIAEYDPFHKGHAALLQAVRAAGATHAAVVMSGSFLQRGAAACFSKWSRTRQALCCGADLVAELPLPWAATGAETFARGGVALADALGADMLAFGSECGSAEQLSGVAALLLRPQLGEELRGRMKAGVPFAQAREAAVAALAGNKTAALLRGPNNILGIEYCKAIQQQGCGMSVFTVQRRGAGHGSLEENALPSAGRVRALLCCGDKSWVQALPPAGAAIAAAEVQAGQAPASLQNVERAVLYRLRTMSRQEYAALPDLSEGLENRLYAAARTACSLEAFYRMVKTRRYSLARLRRITLSAFLGLRAGDSTGLPPYLRVLGFGPNGREILGRAAQKGKLPLVTHTSDRQKLDSRGQSVLELENRAADIWALCCPAPCPAGLDLTTGILFPKKGECCT
- a CDS encoding response regulator transcription factor: MALIYIADDERNIRKLIAFGLKDAGFETGEFPDGETLLQGVRLRRPDAILLDWMMPGMDGLQICRALRQGEETRSVPILMLTAKGEEIDKVLGLEMGADDYITKPFGMKELCARVRAVLRRAAQQPDLPEPVLSASGITVDITRHTVQKDGRQIELTAKEFDLLCMLMRHAGRVLTRDTLLDKVWGVSYFGDTRTVDVHVRYLRQKIEDNPDKPACILTVRGVGYKFCAQEDEAV
- the phoU gene encoding phosphate signaling complex protein PhoU, with amino-acid sequence MPRKHFDHELEQLTEKITEMGDAIHTSIASTIRALRTGDVQLARRVVAGDNDVDRMEHENEKTCMNLIVSQQPIAGDLRNIAGSLKILTDMEREADQCADICEMVAAGGLPGSQSLPLCHIVNTLEKVETMFTGAMDVFLSRDAKRAKEICMADDEIDSLFSKIVLEVCSSITQDSANVMREVDLLFIIKYVERMGDHATNIAEWVLYMVTGEHEDLNEGEETFP
- a CDS encoding GNAT family N-acetyltransferase, which produces MIINIAGANLEKLLPLFAGCRETIAWSCLQGCMGSAFADNVQAPHSAQLLDANFCFFAGRPSAELVRHTAGKKEFLMIPPDTAWAGLIEQMWGSSAKRMVCCAFQPDKDAFQPEKLTELLVLPREAYRLVPIDKTIYSMTLQEKWSADLCGNFADEADYQKRGLGFAVLYRGKLAAGASSYTVYRGGIEIQVDTKEAFRRRGLAAACAAQLILTCLERGLYPVWDAAGRPSARLAQKLGYRFAGADPAYAVLAASPTG